One window from the genome of Elusimicrobiota bacterium encodes:
- a CDS encoding type III pantothenate kinase — MTSKERRLHHQSAGLLLAIDVGNTHITIGLFRDSDRLRTWRLHTNRHATADELGLLFLGLLKNTVRQDDQVKGVALASVVPALDVPLEQASRTYLHQVPVVVGGGADLGIKNLYKKPEEVGADRLVNAVAVHALFKKAAIVVDFGTATTLDCVSARGEYLGGAICPGMELAGEWLASHTAKLPRVAFSEAPSNALGRTTKESLQSGLFFGYIGLVEGLLQRLIKEMNGQPVVVATGGLSPVIGPHLKKVSRILPNLTLEGLRLIWERNR; from the coding sequence ATGACCTCCAAAGAACGGCGGCTCCACCATCAGTCCGCGGGCCTGTTGCTGGCCATCGATGTCGGCAATACCCATATTACCATCGGCCTGTTCCGGGATTCCGACCGGCTGCGAACATGGCGTCTTCATACCAATCGGCATGCCACGGCGGATGAACTGGGGCTGCTCTTCCTGGGTTTGCTGAAAAACACCGTCCGGCAGGACGATCAGGTGAAGGGGGTGGCCCTGGCCAGCGTTGTCCCGGCACTGGACGTTCCGCTGGAACAGGCGTCACGAACCTATCTGCACCAGGTCCCGGTCGTTGTGGGCGGCGGGGCTGATCTGGGGATCAAAAATCTTTACAAAAAACCTGAGGAAGTCGGCGCTGACCGGCTGGTCAATGCGGTAGCGGTGCACGCGTTGTTTAAAAAGGCCGCTATTGTCGTGGATTTCGGGACCGCCACCACGTTGGATTGCGTTAGCGCGCGCGGGGAATATCTCGGCGGGGCCATCTGCCCGGGGATGGAACTCGCCGGAGAATGGCTGGCCAGTCACACGGCTAAACTCCCTCGAGTAGCCTTCTCCGAGGCCCCTTCAAACGCGTTGGGGCGGACCACAAAAGAAAGCTTGCAAAGCGGACTTTTTTTCGGTTACATAGGTCTGGTTGAAGGCCTGCTGCAACGCCTAATTAAGGAAATGAACGGGCAACCTGTTGTGGTGGCGACGGGGGGACTTTCTCCCGTGATAGGCCCTCATCTGAAAAAGGTCTCCCGAATTCTCCCGAATTTGACGCTGGAAGGTCTTCGATTGATCTGGGAACGGAATCGGTAA
- a CDS encoding GAF domain-containing protein — MTDHLSIVCSHCKKPLAEEANFCHLCGAPTGTASWQTTDGQTNFVQGLLNLARGLTSTLDVDALLKRIGQSAEHMFLCEASALMLLDEDKGHLYFKVATGEKGGVVTRFRVKVGEGIAGWVAEKREPVMINDVKSDTRFSGQFDQASGFITRSVLCVPMLAAGELVGVLEILNKKDPAGFSEADRSLLESLAGLAALAIANARLLGGFRNFYSNMIEILISAIEARDARMAGHCWRVAQRASSLGRRLGLEGQVLKDLYYSALLHDIGFLKVAGSWNMARILVMESPHMEQTHPLIGAEMIRGIDILKGAAALIPFHHECYDGSGSPRGLRNDDIPLGGHILSVIEHCEEMRMNGYSVEQVLAALEEKSGKEFHPEVAQAYRDVLSAEEAKPI, encoded by the coding sequence ATGACGGATCACCTTTCCATCGTTTGTTCCCATTGCAAAAAGCCGCTGGCGGAGGAGGCCAATTTCTGCCACCTCTGCGGGGCGCCCACCGGCACCGCCAGCTGGCAGACCACGGACGGTCAAACCAACTTTGTTCAAGGGCTCCTGAATCTCGCCCGGGGCCTGACCTCGACGCTGGATGTCGATGCGCTCCTGAAACGGATCGGTCAATCCGCTGAACACATGTTTTTGTGCGAAGCGTCTGCCCTCATGCTGCTGGATGAAGACAAGGGCCATCTTTACTTCAAAGTGGCGACCGGAGAAAAGGGCGGCGTGGTGACCCGTTTCCGCGTGAAAGTCGGGGAGGGAATCGCCGGATGGGTCGCCGAAAAACGGGAACCCGTCATGATTAACGACGTGAAATCCGATACGCGGTTCTCCGGGCAGTTCGACCAGGCATCCGGTTTTATCACCCGGTCGGTGCTCTGCGTTCCCATGCTCGCGGCCGGAGAGCTTGTCGGGGTTCTGGAAATCCTGAACAAGAAAGATCCCGCCGGTTTCTCCGAAGCGGACCGCAGCCTTTTGGAGAGTCTGGCCGGACTGGCGGCCCTGGCGATCGCCAACGCCAGGCTTCTAGGAGGGTTTCGTAATTTCTACAGCAACATGATCGAAATTCTGATCAGCGCCATTGAGGCGCGGGACGCCCGGATGGCGGGCCATTGCTGGCGGGTGGCCCAGCGGGCCAGCTCCCTCGGGCGGCGTCTGGGGCTGGAGGGGCAGGTCCTGAAAGATCTTTATTATTCGGCCCTGCTGCATGACATCGGGTTCTTAAAGGTTGCCGGCAGCTGGAATATGGCGCGCATCCTGGTCATGGAAAGCCCGCATATGGAGCAGACGCATCCCCTGATCGGCGCTGAAATGATTCGAGGGATCGATATCCTGAAAGGCGCCGCCGCCTTGATCCCTTTTCATCATGAATGTTATGACGGATCCGGTTCCCCGCGGGGGCTCCGGAACGACGATATCCCTTTAGGCGGTCACATCCTGTCGGTCATTGAACACTGCGAAGAGATGCGCATGAACGGTTATTCCGTCGAGCAGGTCTTGGCGGCGCTGGAAGAGAAATCCGGGAAAGAATTCCATCCGGAGGTGGCGCAAGCTTACCGGGACGTCCTGAGCGCCGAAGAAGCCAAGCCGATATAA
- the mdh gene encoding malate dehydrogenase has product MRKKVAVVGAGNVGSTVAAWLAEKAFFDVVLLDVVEGMPRGKALDLLEMGPVIGSDTKIIGTNDYGPAAGSDLFIVTAGIARKAGMSRDTLLKTNTDIIKTVAEQIKKVSPEAFVIVVSNPLDVMCYVMKQVTGFPRQRVIGMAGVLDSARLSAFIAQELHVSVKNVYACVLGGHGDAMVPLPRYTTVSGIPISELLPKEKIDALLKRTREGGAEIISLLKTSSAFYAPSASAVQMAEAILFDRQHILPSSVWLQGEYGLQDVYVGVPAKLGGKGLEEIMQLHLTPEEQAALSKSAETVRTLQKATGV; this is encoded by the coding sequence ATGCGTAAAAAAGTGGCTGTTGTGGGGGCCGGGAATGTCGGATCAACCGTCGCGGCCTGGTTGGCGGAGAAAGCGTTTTTTGATGTTGTTCTGCTGGATGTGGTTGAGGGAATGCCGCGCGGAAAGGCGTTGGATCTTCTCGAGATGGGCCCGGTCATCGGTTCCGATACGAAGATCATCGGGACCAATGACTATGGCCCGGCCGCGGGCTCCGATCTTTTTATCGTCACCGCCGGCATCGCCCGCAAAGCGGGCATGAGCCGGGACACTTTGCTCAAGACGAACACAGACATTATCAAGACCGTGGCGGAACAGATAAAAAAGGTTTCCCCTGAAGCGTTCGTCATCGTGGTTTCCAATCCCCTGGACGTGATGTGCTACGTGATGAAGCAGGTGACCGGTTTTCCCCGCCAGCGGGTCATCGGCATGGCTGGGGTGCTGGATTCGGCGCGCCTGTCCGCTTTTATCGCTCAGGAGCTTCACGTGTCGGTAAAAAACGTTTATGCCTGCGTCCTGGGCGGGCATGGCGATGCGATGGTGCCGCTGCCCCGCTATACCACGGTTTCCGGCATCCCGATTTCCGAACTACTCCCGAAGGAAAAGATCGATGCCCTTTTGAAGCGTACGCGGGAAGGTGGAGCGGAAATCATCTCTTTGCTCAAGACCAGCAGCGCGTTCTATGCTCCCAGCGCGTCCGCGGTTCAGATGGCGGAAGCCATTCTCTTCGACCGGCAGCATATTCTGCCTTCCTCGGTCTGGCTCCAGGGCGAGTATGGCCTTCAGGATGTCTATGTGGGGGTCCCCGCGAAACTGGGCGGTAAAGGCCTTGAGGAAATCATGCAACTCCATTTGACTCCTGAGGAACAGGCCGCCCTTTCCAAATCAGCCGAAACGGTGCGGACTCTCCAGAAAGCGACCGGTGTTTGA
- a CDS encoding ATPase, T2SS/T4P/T4SS family, producing the protein MASSGNKGTANPRGIIDLLVNRKLATEAQLQPATEESRKSEKPIQQIIVDSKILEKNVILKALSEEWRIKAVNLSDMEVDMDVVKAIPEATARRHHAVPFAKEDNVLFLAMMDPRDFFAIEDIQLRTGFEVQPYLALPADVDALLDKAYGSTTVANEVSVEDIIKGVAASNTGGGDDELLVGQPEELSDVADVSADAPEVEKLVNAIILGALQQKASDIHIEPFEKRLLLRYRVDGNLREAPFALPYTYRNALLAKIKIMTNQMDITEHRKPQDGRIQVTAKGKPIEFRVNVVPTVFGESCVMRVLDRASIQVEMGKMGFLPDTLKTFQDILQRPYGLVLVCGPTGSGKSTTLYAALNSINTSDVKILTAENPVEYNLNGIVQVNINQEIGFDFATALRSFLRQDPDIIMVGEIRDKETAQIAMEAAMTGHLVFSTIHTNDAPSAVARLHEMGVPNFLVASTIEAVLAQRLVRRICKDCKEPIPMTAEHKKLFDEYHIDISKAQLFKGKGCGTCNLMGYKGRLGIHELLVMNNDIRTLCLKEAASGPIRELAIKAGMRGLFEDGLRKVVMGLTTVEEVLAVSMGAGS; encoded by the coding sequence ATGGCCTCCTCCGGGAACAAAGGAACCGCCAATCCTCGAGGGATTATTGATCTTCTCGTCAACCGCAAGCTGGCCACGGAGGCCCAGCTCCAGCCGGCGACAGAGGAATCCCGCAAATCCGAAAAGCCGATCCAACAGATTATCGTCGACAGCAAGATCCTTGAGAAAAACGTCATTTTAAAAGCGCTCTCGGAAGAATGGCGCATCAAAGCCGTCAACCTGAGCGACATGGAAGTGGACATGGATGTGGTCAAAGCCATCCCCGAGGCCACCGCTCGCCGGCATCATGCCGTTCCGTTTGCCAAAGAAGACAACGTTCTTTTTCTGGCCATGATGGATCCCCGCGATTTCTTTGCGATTGAGGACATCCAGCTGCGAACCGGTTTTGAGGTCCAGCCCTATCTGGCGCTTCCCGCGGACGTCGATGCGCTGTTGGACAAGGCGTATGGATCCACGACCGTTGCCAACGAGGTCAGCGTTGAAGACATTATCAAAGGCGTCGCGGCTTCGAATACGGGCGGAGGGGATGATGAGTTGCTGGTCGGCCAACCCGAAGAATTGTCGGATGTGGCGGATGTTTCCGCCGACGCCCCGGAAGTCGAAAAACTGGTGAATGCCATTATTCTCGGAGCGCTTCAGCAAAAAGCCTCCGATATTCATATCGAGCCTTTCGAAAAACGGCTGCTTCTGCGCTACCGGGTCGACGGCAATCTGCGGGAGGCGCCCTTTGCCCTGCCCTATACCTACCGGAACGCGCTTCTGGCCAAGATCAAGATCATGACCAATCAGATGGACATCACCGAACACCGCAAGCCGCAGGATGGACGCATCCAGGTGACGGCCAAAGGCAAGCCCATTGAATTTCGCGTCAATGTGGTCCCGACCGTGTTCGGCGAATCGTGCGTCATGCGGGTGCTCGATCGCGCGTCGATCCAGGTGGAAATGGGGAAAATGGGGTTCCTTCCGGATACGCTTAAAACGTTTCAGGATATTTTGCAGCGGCCCTACGGGCTGGTGCTCGTCTGCGGTCCAACGGGTTCGGGAAAATCCACCACGCTCTACGCGGCGCTGAATTCCATTAATACGTCAGATGTCAAAATCCTGACGGCGGAAAATCCGGTAGAGTACAACCTGAACGGCATCGTGCAGGTCAACATTAATCAGGAAATCGGATTTGATTTTGCGACGGCCCTGCGGTCCTTCCTGCGGCAGGACCCCGATATCATCATGGTTGGTGAAATCCGCGATAAAGAAACGGCCCAGATCGCCATGGAAGCCGCCATGACCGGCCATCTGGTGTTTTCGACCATCCATACGAACGATGCGCCCAGCGCGGTGGCCCGTCTGCATGAGATGGGGGTCCCCAACTTTCTGGTCGCCTCGACGATTGAAGCCGTGCTGGCTCAGCGCCTGGTCCGGCGCATCTGCAAAGACTGCAAAGAGCCGATTCCCATGACCGCCGAACATAAAAAGCTATTCGACGAATATCACATCGATATTTCCAAGGCGCAGTTGTTCAAAGGCAAGGGTTGCGGAACGTGCAATTTAATGGGATACAAAGGCCGGTTGGGGATCCACGAACTCCTGGTGATGAACAACGATATCCGCACCCTGTGCTTGAAAGAGGCCGCTTCCGGTCCGATCCGCGAACTGGCCATCAAGGCCGGGATGCGCGGGTTGTTTGAGGATGGACTCCGAAAAGTGGTGATGGGGCTCACGACGGTTGAGGAAGTGCTCGCCGTGTCCATGGGGGCCGGGAGCTGA